A genome region from Platichthys flesus chromosome 12, fPlaFle2.1, whole genome shotgun sequence includes the following:
- the ogdhl gene encoding 2-oxoglutarate dehydrogenase-like, mitochondrial has translation MSQLRALAGVLRGRCAGGSQWLRGCGGGAPACRRRWVDPRRGCSSGAAPVPSAVAGSSSYMEEMYFAWLEDHKNVHESWDTFFRSIQASSPSGEAGEGRPSALLQGRVLSHSPDMAQKVVDDHLAVHTLIRAYQIRGHHVAQLDPLGILDADLDSFVPSDLITTIDKLGFYGLDESDLDKSFQLPPTTFIGGGNTTLPLREIIRRLETSYCGHIGMEFMFINNVDQCQWIRQKFETPGILQFTNAEKRTLLARLVRSTRFEDFLARKWSSEKRFGLEGCEVLIPALKSIIDKSSEAGIDSVIMGMPHRGRLNVLANVIRKDLDQIFCQFDPKLEASDEGSGDVKYHLGMYHERINRETDKNITLSLMANPSHLEAVDPVVQGKAKAEQFYRGDTEGKKVMSILIHGDAAFAGQGVVYETFHLSELPSYTTHGTIHVVVNNQIGFTSDPRVARSSPYPTDVARVVNAPIFHVNADDPEAVMYVCRVASEWRTTFNKDVVIDLVCYRRFGHNEMDEPMFTQPLMYKQIHRQEHVLKKYSDKLIAEGVVTLQEYEEEVAKYDKICEEAYTSSKDEKILLIRQWLDSPWPDFFTAEGEPKSMSCVYTGLEEKVLQHIGQTASSVPLEDFKIHSGVSRILRGRADLVKNRQMDWALGEYMAFGSLLKDGIHVRLSGQDVERGTFSHRHHVLHDQEVDKRTCVPMNHLWADQAPYTVCNSSLSEYGVLGFELGFAMANPNALILWEAQFGDFHNTAQCIIDQFISSGQAKWVRNNGIILLLPHGMEGMGPEHSSARPERFLQMSKDDPDHFPEFNGDFEVQQLHDCNWIVVNCSTPANYCHVLRRQILLPFRKPLIVFTPKSLLRHPDARSSFDDLATGTRFKRLIPDEGPANQSPGHVKRVIFCTGKVYYELAKERKLHNLESDVAIVRLEQISPFPFDVVRAEAEKFANAELVWCQEEHKNMGYYDYVRPRFLTVVANKKHIWYVGRGPAAAPATGNKSTHLNELRRFLDTAFNLSAFQGKHM, from the exons ATGAGTCAGCTGCGGGCGTTAGCGGGTGTGCTGCGAGGCAGATGTGCAGGGGGAAGCCAGTGGTTGCGCGGGTGTGGTGGAGGGGCCCCGGCCTGCAGGCGCCGCTGGGTCGATCCCAGGAGAGGCTGCTCCTCCGGGGCTGCGCCTGTTCCCTCAGCGGTGGCCGGCAGCTCCAGCTATATGGAGGAGATGTACTTTGCCTGGCTGGAGGATCATAAAAACGTCCACGAG TCCTGGGACACATTCTTCCGCAGCATCCAGGCCTCCAGCCCGTCTGGCGAGGCGGGTGAAGGACGCCCCTCCGCTCTGCTCCAGGGCCGAGTTCTGTCCCACTCACCAGACATGGCACAGAAAGTGGTAGACGACCACCTGGCCGTGCACACTCTCATTAGAGCCTACCAG ATCCGTGGTCACCATGTTGCACAGTTAGACCCTTTGGGAATCCTGGATGCTGACCTGGACTCCTTCGTTCCCTCGGACCTGATCACTACCATCGATAAATTAG GTTTCTATGGTCTTGATGAGTCTGACTTGGACAAGAGCTTCCAGCTTCCCCCTACCACCTTCATCGGAGGAGGAAACACCACTCTTCCTCTGAGAGAAATCATACGCAGACTAGAG ACATCCTACTGTGGTCACATAGGGATGGAATTCATGTTCATAAACAACGTGGACCAGTGTCAGTGGATCCGTCAGAAGTTTGAGACTCCAGGGATCTTGCAGTTCACTAATGCTGAAAAGAGAACTCTGCTCGCCCGCCTGGTCAGATCCACACG GTTTGAGGACTTCCTGGCCAGGAAGTGGTCTTCAGAGAAACGTTTTGGTCTCGAGGGCTGTGAAGTGTTAATCCCTGCTCTGAAAAGCATCATTGACAAATCGAGTGAGGCGGGCATCGACAGTGTGATCATGGGGATGCCACATCG AGGTCGATTGAATGTCCTCGCTAACGTGATCCGTAAGGACCTGGACCAGATCTTCTGCCAGTTTGACCCTAAGTTAGAGGCATCTGATGAG GGTTCAGGTGATGTTAAATACCACCTCGGGATGTACCACGAGAGGATTAACCGTGAGACTGACAAGAACATCACGCTGTCGCTCATGGCCAACCCCTCCCACCTGGAGGCAGTGGATCCAGTGGTTCAGGGAAAGGCCAAAGCTGAGCAGTTctacagaggagacacagagggaaagaag GTCATGTCCATCCTGATTCATGGAGATGCTGCTTTTGCAGGACAAGGAGTTGTGTATGAGACCTTCCACTTAAGTGAGCTCCCCTCCTACACGACACATGGTACAATCCATGTGGTGGTCAATAACCAG ATTGGGTTCACCTCTGACCCCCGGGTCGCCCGCTCCTCTCCTTACCCCACTGATGTTGCTCGGGTTGTCAACGCGCCCATCTTCCACGTGAATGCCGACGACCCCGAGGCCGTCATGTACGTTTGTCGGGTTGCGTCAGAGTGGAGGACCACCTTCAACAAGGATGTGGTCATTGACCTG GTTTGTTACAGACGTTTTGGACATAACGAGATGGACGAGCCCATGTTCACTCAGCCGCTGATGTACAAACAGATCCATCGGCAGGAGCATGTGCTGAAGAAGTACTCTGACAAGCTGATCGCTGAGGGAGTGGTGACACTGCAGGAATACGAG GAAGAAGTTGCCAAATATGACAAGATATGTGAGGAGGCATACACCAGCTCCAAGGATGAAAAGATCTTACTTATCCGACAGTGGCTCGACTCCCCCTGGCCCG ATTTCTTCACAGCGGAGGGAGAACCCAAGAGTATGAGCTGTGTCTACACGGGCCTGGAGGAGAAGGTTCTGCAGCACATTGGCCAGACTGCCAGCTCCGTGCCTCTGGAAGACTTTAAGATTCACTCTG GCGTGTCTCGTATCCTGCGAGGTCGTGCAGACCTGGTGAAGAATCGTCAGATGGACTGGGCTCTAGGAGAGTACATGGCCTTTGGTTCCCTCCTCAAAGATGGCATTCATGTGCGACTCAGTGGGCAGGATGTGGAGAGGGGCACCTTTAG tcaccGTCATCATGTTCTTCACGACCAAGAGGTGGACAAACGCACATGTGTTCCCATGAACCACCTGTGGGCCGACCAGGCTCCCTACACTGTGTGCAACAGCTCCCTGTCAGAGTACGGAGTGCTGG GATTTGAGCTCGGCTTCGCCATGGCCAATCCAAATGCTCTGATCCTATGGGAGGCTCAGTTCGGTGACTTTCACAACACCGCCCAGTGTATCATCGACCAGTTCATCAGCTCGGGCCAGGCCAAGTGGGTCCGCAACAATGGTATCATCCTCCTGCTGCCACATGGGATGGAGGGAATG GGTCCTGAACATTCGTCAGCTCGACCTGAACGCTTCCTGCAGATGAGCAAAGACGACCCCGATCACTTCCCT GAGTTTAATGGAGATTTTGAAGTCCAGCAGCTGCATGACTGCAACTGGATCGTGGTGAACTGCTCCACGCCTGCTAACTACTGTCATGTGCTCAGACGGCAGATTCTGCTGCCGTTCAGAAAACCG TTGATTGTTTTTACTCCTAAATCTCTGCTGAGGCACCCGGACGCAAGATCCAGTTTCGATGACCTCGCCACAG GCACTAGATTCAAGAGGCTGATTCCTGACGAGGGTCCTGCAAATCAAAGCCCAGGTCATGTGAAGAGGGTGATCTTCTGCACTGGTAAAGTCTACTACGAGCTGGCTAAAGAGAGAAAGCTGCACAATCTGGAGAGTGACGTCGCCATTGTCAGACTTGAACAG ATCTCTCCATTCCCATTCGACGTGGTCAGGGCAGAGGCAGAAAAGTTTGCCAACGCCGAGCTGGTCTGGTGTCAGGAGGAGCACAAGAACATGGGTTACTATGATTACGTGAGGCCACGTTTCCTCACAGTGGTGGCCAACAAGAAACACATATG GTACGTGGGACGGGGCCCTGCAGCCGCGCCTGCAACAGGGAACAAGTCCACCCACCTGAATGAGCTGAGGAGGTTCCTGGACACGGCTTTCAACCTGAGCGCCTTCCAGGGGAAGCACATGTAG